One genomic region from Gemmatimonas aurantiaca encodes:
- a CDS encoding PAS domain-containing protein, which yields MPLDTTSKLLAPFLHRLTDEDLDTIPYGVIQLDPMGYVVSYNRAEAENAGRLTRPLGLHFFRDVAPSADVPEFHGRFQRGVAEEHLDVTFAFTYHCDLMPRRVQVRLYLSPHTRSVWLFVARPDGTPLDWPAVESERGFLSDHAPRFTGFAELHATVDSLLS from the coding sequence ATGCCTCTCGATACCACCTCAAAGTTACTGGCCCCGTTCCTCCATCGGCTGACCGACGAGGATCTGGACACCATTCCGTACGGCGTCATCCAGCTCGATCCCATGGGATACGTCGTCTCCTACAATCGCGCCGAAGCCGAGAACGCCGGCCGCCTCACCCGTCCCCTCGGCCTGCACTTCTTCCGGGACGTCGCCCCCAGCGCCGATGTGCCCGAATTCCACGGACGCTTCCAGCGGGGCGTCGCCGAAGAACACCTCGACGTCACCTTCGCTTTCACCTATCACTGCGATCTGATGCCGCGGCGCGTGCAGGTGCGACTCTATCTGTCGCCGCACACCCGTTCGGTGTGGCTTTTTGTCGCCCGACCCGACGGCACCCCGCTCGACTGGCCCGCGGTCGAATCCGAGCGCGGGTTCCTGTCCGACCATGCGCCACGCTTCACCGGATTCGCCGAACTCCACGCCACGGTCGATTCGCTCCTCAGCTGA